Proteins co-encoded in one Streptomyces diastaticus subsp. diastaticus genomic window:
- a CDS encoding sulfite oxidase-like oxidoreductase produces the protein MGQPESREAQQPQLPPGQRLQRGWPVTHYGPVPRFRPDRWEFRVFGATAEEGKHTWTHEEFTALPYATVVADLHCVTKFSMLDAEWGGVPARTVAEAAPPADHVTHVMVWAEYGFSSNLRLGDFLDERTVFATHKDGELLTAEHGFPLRLIVPHLYAWKGPKWVRGIEYMTADRRGFWEERGYHNIGDPWREQRYSYQEEPGDGPQF, from the coding sequence ATGGGACAGCCGGAAAGCCGCGAGGCGCAGCAGCCACAGCTCCCTCCCGGCCAGCGGCTCCAGCGCGGCTGGCCGGTCACCCACTACGGGCCCGTGCCGCGCTTCCGCCCCGACCGCTGGGAGTTCCGGGTCTTCGGGGCCACCGCCGAGGAGGGCAAGCACACCTGGACGCACGAGGAGTTCACGGCCCTGCCGTACGCCACCGTCGTCGCCGACCTGCACTGCGTCACCAAGTTCAGCATGCTCGACGCCGAGTGGGGCGGGGTGCCGGCCCGTACGGTCGCCGAGGCCGCGCCCCCCGCCGACCACGTCACCCACGTCATGGTCTGGGCGGAGTACGGCTTCAGCTCCAACCTGCGGCTCGGCGACTTCCTCGACGAGCGGACCGTCTTCGCCACCCACAAGGACGGTGAACTCCTCACCGCCGAACACGGCTTCCCGCTCCGCCTGATCGTCCCCCACCTGTACGCCTGGAAAGGCCCCAAGTGGGTGCGGGGCATCGAGTACATGACCGCCGACCGGCGCGGCTTCTGGGAGGAGCGCGGCTACCACAACATCGGCGACCCCTGGCGCGAGCAGCGCTACTCCTACCAGGAGGAACCCGGGGACGGGCCGCAGTTCTGA
- a CDS encoding deoxyribonuclease IV, which translates to MNRSSIGAHVPVAGGLAKTGLAYAQELAAEAVQVFVANPRGWATPVGDPRQDEEFRRLCAERSVPAYVHAPYLINFGSHTEATAEKSVASLRHSLRRGREIGALGVVVHTGSATGGRSRRTALAQARELMLPLLDELDDEDPYLLLESTAGQGASLCAEVEDFGPYFDVLERHPKLGVCLDTCHIHAAGHDLAAPGGVKETLDALVATVGEGRLRLIHANDSQDVAGAHKDRHASIGAGSIGADPFGELLAHPAVAGVPLVIETPGGKEGHTADVARLKELRDGAQSGPRSL; encoded by the coding sequence GTGAACAGGAGCAGCATCGGTGCCCACGTCCCCGTGGCGGGCGGCCTCGCGAAGACCGGCCTCGCCTACGCCCAGGAACTCGCCGCGGAGGCGGTGCAGGTCTTCGTCGCCAATCCGCGCGGCTGGGCGACACCCGTCGGCGACCCGCGGCAGGACGAGGAGTTCCGCCGCCTGTGCGCCGAGCGGTCGGTACCGGCGTACGTGCACGCCCCCTATCTGATCAACTTCGGCTCGCACACCGAGGCGACCGCCGAGAAGTCGGTGGCCTCGCTGCGGCACTCGCTGCGCCGGGGCCGGGAGATCGGCGCGCTCGGCGTCGTCGTGCACACCGGCTCGGCGACCGGCGGGCGCTCCCGTCGGACGGCGCTGGCGCAGGCTCGCGAGCTGATGCTGCCGCTCCTGGACGAGCTGGACGACGAGGACCCGTACCTGCTGCTGGAGTCGACGGCGGGGCAGGGCGCCTCGCTCTGCGCCGAGGTCGAGGACTTCGGCCCGTACTTCGACGTGCTGGAGCGCCACCCGAAGCTCGGCGTCTGCCTGGACACCTGCCACATCCACGCCGCCGGCCACGACCTGGCGGCGCCGGGCGGGGTGAAGGAGACCCTGGACGCGCTGGTGGCGACGGTCGGCGAGGGCCGGCTGCGACTCATCCACGCCAACGACTCCCAGGACGTCGCGGGCGCCCACAAGGACCGGCACGCCTCCATCGGCGCGGGCTCGATCGGCGCGGACCCCTTCGGCGAACTGCTGGCCCACCCGGCGGTGGCCGGGGTGCCGCTGGTCATCGAGACGCCGGGCGGCAAGGAGGGCCACACCGCCGACGTGGCCCGGCTCAAGGAGCTGCGGGACGGGGCGCAGAGCGGCCCCCGGTCGCTCTGA
- the pknB gene encoding Stk1 family PASTA domain-containing Ser/Thr kinase has product MLDGRYRVDALIAVGGMATVYRALDTRLDRVVALKVMHPELAADASFVERFIREARSVARLSHPNVVGVFDQGAEGAYVYLAMEYVPGCTLRDVLRERGALTPRAALDVLEPVLAALGAAHRAGFVHRDMKPENVLIGDDGRVKVADFGLVKAVDTVTDTTGAVLGTVSYLAPEQIERDDEADARVDVYACGVVLYEMLTGGRPHSGDSPAQVLYRHLNEDVPPPSEAVPHLGPELDRLVATATARAAGDRPADAVALLALAQGARAALDDAALDAVPPAALEGDRSIAEDRTSVIPRLATPAGPAEDDGVQRTSVLTAPPPEPPAPPRRRGVNRRGLAALVAVLLVLCVGAGVWYISSGQFTRVPPLLAKTEDEARQRLADAGLRVGGVDKAYSDTADRGTVTKTDPATGERVRGNDSVRLTVSLGPRKVTVPRVEGTALDKARARLRDAGLAPGMVTRAFSESVAKGEVIRTDPAAGTERRGGSAVALVVSKGAPVEVPDLAGSSVEEATEELKEAGLKVRTADERIFSEHEKGAVAAQSPKPGAELAEGAEVELTLSKGPDLVEVPDVTGESEEAARKTLEDAGFRVDVSRWFFGDTVWYQSVDGGDTAPRGSEISIRVR; this is encoded by the coding sequence GTGCTCGACGGCCGCTACCGCGTCGACGCGCTCATCGCCGTCGGCGGCATGGCCACGGTCTACCGGGCCCTGGACACCCGCCTGGACCGGGTGGTGGCCCTCAAGGTGATGCACCCGGAGCTGGCCGCCGACGCCTCCTTCGTGGAGCGCTTCATCCGTGAGGCCCGCTCGGTCGCCCGCCTCTCGCACCCCAACGTGGTCGGCGTCTTCGACCAGGGCGCCGAGGGGGCGTACGTCTATCTCGCGATGGAGTACGTGCCGGGCTGCACTCTGCGGGACGTGCTGCGCGAGCGCGGCGCACTGACGCCGAGGGCGGCGCTGGACGTGCTGGAGCCGGTGCTCGCGGCGCTCGGCGCGGCCCACCGGGCGGGGTTCGTGCACCGGGACATGAAGCCGGAGAACGTCCTCATAGGCGACGACGGGCGGGTCAAGGTCGCCGACTTCGGCCTGGTGAAGGCCGTGGACACGGTGACCGACACCACGGGCGCGGTGCTGGGCACCGTCTCGTACCTGGCTCCCGAGCAGATCGAGCGGGACGACGAGGCCGACGCCCGCGTGGACGTGTACGCCTGCGGGGTCGTGCTCTACGAGATGCTGACCGGTGGCCGCCCGCACTCGGGGGACTCCCCCGCGCAGGTCCTGTACCGGCACCTGAACGAGGACGTGCCGCCGCCGTCCGAGGCCGTGCCGCACCTGGGGCCGGAGCTGGACCGCCTGGTGGCGACGGCGACGGCGCGGGCCGCCGGCGACCGGCCCGCGGACGCGGTGGCCCTGCTGGCGCTGGCCCAGGGCGCCCGGGCGGCGCTGGACGACGCGGCGCTGGACGCGGTGCCCCCGGCGGCGCTGGAGGGCGACCGCAGCATCGCCGAGGACCGCACCAGCGTCATCCCCCGCCTCGCCACCCCGGCCGGGCCGGCCGAGGACGACGGGGTGCAGCGCACCAGCGTGCTCACCGCTCCCCCGCCGGAGCCTCCCGCCCCGCCCCGGCGCCGGGGCGTGAACCGGCGCGGACTGGCGGCACTGGTCGCGGTCCTGCTGGTGCTCTGCGTGGGCGCGGGGGTCTGGTACATCAGCTCGGGGCAGTTCACGCGGGTGCCGCCGCTGCTGGCCAAGACCGAGGACGAGGCGCGGCAGCGGCTGGCGGACGCCGGGCTGAGGGTGGGCGGCGTCGACAAGGCCTACAGCGACACGGCCGACCGGGGCACGGTGACGAAGACCGACCCGGCCACCGGCGAGCGGGTGCGCGGGAACGACTCGGTGCGGCTGACGGTGTCGCTCGGTCCGCGCAAGGTGACCGTCCCCCGGGTCGAGGGGACGGCCCTGGACAAGGCCCGGGCACGGCTGCGGGACGCCGGGCTGGCGCCGGGGATGGTGACCCGCGCCTTCAGCGAATCCGTCGCCAAGGGCGAGGTGATCCGCACCGACCCGGCCGCGGGGACCGAGCGGCGCGGCGGTTCGGCGGTGGCGCTGGTGGTCAGCAAGGGCGCACCGGTGGAGGTGCCGGACCTGGCCGGTTCCTCGGTCGAGGAGGCCACCGAGGAGCTGAAGGAGGCCGGGCTGAAGGTGCGCACCGCCGACGAGCGGATCTTCTCCGAGCACGAGAAGGGGGCCGTGGCGGCCCAGTCGCCGAAGCCCGGGGCGGAGCTGGCAGAGGGCGCCGAGGTGGAGCTGACCCTCTCCAAGGGCCCCGACCTGGTGGAGGTCCCGGACGTGACCGGCGAGAGCGAGGAGGCGGCCCGCAAGACGCTGGAGGACGCCGGGTTCCGCGTCGACGTCTCCCGCTGGTTCTTCGGCGACACGGTCTGGTACCAGTCGGTCGACGGCGGCGACACCGCTCCGCGCGGCTCCGAGATCAGCATCCGCGTCCGCTGA
- a CDS encoding thiazole synthase, with translation MADDTFTIGGTEFGSRLIMGTGGAPSLEVLERALTASGTVLTTVAMRRLDPGVAGSVLSVLERLAIQVLPNTAGCYTAGEAVLTARLAREALGTDLVKLEVVADERTLLPDPVATLEAAEVLVDDGFTVLPYTNDDPVVARRLEEAGCAAVMPLGSPIGSGLGIRNPHNFELIVERAGVPVILDAGAGTASDAALAMELGCAGVMLASAVTRAQEPELMASAMRHAVAAGRLAYRAGRIPRRHFARASSPVEGVARLDPERPAF, from the coding sequence GTGGCGGACGACACGTTCACGATCGGAGGGACCGAGTTCGGCTCCCGGCTGATCATGGGTACCGGCGGGGCGCCGAGCCTGGAGGTGCTGGAGCGGGCGCTGACCGCCTCGGGCACCGTGCTGACGACGGTGGCGATGCGGCGGCTGGACCCGGGGGTGGCCGGTTCGGTCCTCTCGGTGCTGGAGCGCCTGGCGATCCAGGTGCTGCCGAACACCGCCGGGTGCTACACGGCCGGTGAGGCGGTACTCACCGCGCGGCTGGCCCGGGAGGCGCTCGGCACGGACCTGGTGAAGCTGGAGGTCGTCGCCGACGAGCGGACCCTGCTGCCCGACCCGGTGGCGACGCTGGAGGCGGCGGAGGTGCTGGTCGACGACGGCTTCACCGTGCTGCCGTACACCAACGACGACCCGGTGGTGGCGCGACGCCTGGAGGAGGCGGGGTGTGCGGCGGTGATGCCGCTGGGCTCGCCGATCGGTTCGGGGCTCGGCATCCGCAACCCGCACAACTTCGAGCTGATCGTGGAGCGGGCCGGCGTCCCGGTGATCCTCGACGCGGGCGCGGGGACGGCCTCGGACGCGGCGCTGGCGATGGAGTTGGGGTGCGCGGGTGTGATGCTCGCCTCGGCGGTGACCCGGGCGCAGGAGCCGGAGCTGATGGCCTCGGCGATGCGGCACGCGGTGGCGGCGGGCCGCCTGGCGTACCGGGCGGGGCGCATCCCGCGCCGGCACTTCGCGCGGGCGTCCTCGCCGGTCGAGGGCGTGGCACGGCTCGATCCGGAGCGGCCCGCGTTCTGA
- the thiS gene encoding sulfur carrier protein ThiS — MTAEDTRSEAAGCAVRVNGERRALAAGTTLEALVATLTSAPRGVAAAVNEAVVPRGAWAATVLGEGDRVEVLTAVQGG; from the coding sequence ATGACGGCCGAGGACACGAGGAGCGAGGCGGCCGGGTGCGCCGTCCGCGTCAACGGCGAGCGGCGGGCGCTGGCCGCCGGGACGACGCTGGAGGCCCTGGTGGCGACGCTGACCTCCGCGCCGCGCGGCGTGGCGGCGGCCGTCAACGAGGCCGTGGTGCCGCGCGGCGCGTGGGCCGCGACCGTACTCGGCGAGGGGGACCGCGTCGAGGTGCTCACCGCGGTGCAGGGAGGCTGA